The window TCCTCGTCGGGTCGCAAAGCAGGGAAGCTATTCTCCGAGCGCTGGCAGTCGAGCCGCGTCGACCGACTGACCTCGCAGACATCTGTGACTGTGCGAGGGAGACGGCACAGCGGACACTCGCAGGGTTCTGTGACCGCGGGTGGGTCAAAAAGACCGAGGGAGTCTATCATCTCACCGCGGGTGGCGTGATGGTCCACGACCAGTACGTGGAGTTCATCAGTACGGTCGAGTGCGCCGATCGGATGAGCGAGTTCCTAGCGAACGCCGCGGAAATCTGTGAGGGCGCACCGCCCGGCGTCCTCAGCCAGATGAACATCACCACCGCTGCCGACAACGACCCTCACGCACCGCTCAACAGATACCTGACCATCGTCGGAAACGAGCCGGTCGACCGCTTCCGCGGCGTCACGCCCATCGTGAGTCGGGTGTTCAACGAGTCGGCCAAAGACGTATTGGGCCCGGACACGCGGATGGAACTCGTCGTCGACCGCGACGTCCTCGAACGATCGAT of the Haloferax sp. Atlit-12N genome contains:
- a CDS encoding winged helix-turn-helix domain-containing protein, which encodes MVHDQYVEFISTVECADRMSEFLANAAEICEGAPPGVLSQMNITTAADNDPHAPLNRYLTIVGNEPVDRFRGVTPIVSRVFNESAKDVLGPDTRMELVVDRDVLERSMDAYPESFERAQDLDQFELRVTDEDLDFGLLLVDGHGVVSAYDKHGNLTALVDGDAPEVVSWVESLYESVCSTSIPLEQLES